Proteins encoded in a region of the Ralstonia pseudosolanacearum genome:
- a CDS encoding urease accessory protein UreD produces MRHPDFPVPPRIDAFASWEASLRLAFARRGGRTVLASCRHRGPLRVQKALYPEGEGVCHVVLLHPPAGIAGGDVLDIGIELGADAHAVLTTPGATKWYKSPGRTATQRVAIRLEAGARLDWLPQENIVFNQACPVIDLTLDLMPGASAIGWDTTMLGRHAAGESWQEGRIAMHTRLRCEGQPLWIESTAFDAQSPVLGATTGMAGFHVVGTLWAVGEGATEALAEALAEQLPYRDDLRAGVTCLTQDAPGRPSVLLLRVLARRPEDARVLLSKTWLALREPIHGVAGRPLRLWAT; encoded by the coding sequence ATGCGCCATCCCGATTTTCCCGTTCCGCCCCGGATCGATGCATTCGCCTCCTGGGAAGCCTCGCTGCGGCTCGCATTCGCGCGCCGGGGTGGGCGCACCGTGCTGGCATCGTGCCGGCACCGGGGGCCGCTGCGCGTGCAGAAGGCGCTGTATCCGGAAGGCGAGGGCGTCTGCCATGTCGTGCTGCTGCACCCGCCCGCGGGCATCGCCGGCGGCGACGTGCTCGACATCGGCATCGAGCTGGGTGCCGACGCGCATGCGGTGCTGACCACACCGGGCGCCACCAAGTGGTACAAGTCGCCCGGCCGTACCGCCACGCAGCGGGTGGCCATCCGCCTGGAGGCCGGCGCGCGGCTCGACTGGCTGCCGCAGGAGAACATCGTCTTCAACCAGGCGTGCCCGGTCATCGACCTGACGCTGGACCTCATGCCGGGCGCGAGCGCCATCGGCTGGGACACCACCATGCTCGGCCGTCATGCCGCCGGCGAGTCCTGGCAGGAAGGCCGCATCGCCATGCACACGCGCCTGCGCTGCGAGGGGCAGCCGCTGTGGATCGAGTCCACGGCGTTCGATGCCCAGTCGCCTGTGCTGGGCGCGACGACGGGCATGGCCGGCTTCCACGTGGTCGGCACGCTGTGGGCCGTGGGCGAGGGCGCTACCGAAGCCTTGGCCGAAGCGCTGGCCGAGCAACTGCCTTACCGCGACGACCTCCGCGCCGGCGTGACGTGCCTGACGCAAGACGCGCCCGGCCGCCCGAGCGTGCTGCTGCTGCGCGTGCTGGCGCGGCGGCCCGAAGACGCGCGCGTCCTGCTGAGCAAGACCTGGCTGGCGCTGCGCGAACCGATCCATGGCGTGGCGGGCCGTCCGCTGCGCCTGTGGGCGACGTGA
- the ureC gene encoding urease subunit alpha, whose product MTLKITRRAYAEMFGPTTGDRVRLADTDLIVEVERDYTIYGEEVKFGGGKVIRDGMGQSQRESKDCADTVITNALIIDHWGIVKADIGLKHGRIAAIGKAGNPDIQPGVTIVIGPGTEIIAGEGMIVTAGGVDTHIHFICPQQIDEALNSGVTTMIGGGTGPATGTYATTCTPGPWHLQRMLQAADAYPMNIGFLGKGNGSLPGALREQIDAGAIGLKLHEDWGSTPAAIDCCLGVADDTDTQVAIHTDTLNESGFVEATIAAFKGRTIHTYHTEGAGGGHAPDIIRVCGESNVLPSSTNPTRPFTVNTLDEHLDMLMVCHHLDASIAEDIAFAESRIRRETIAAEDILHDLGAFSMLSSDSQAMGRVGEVILRTWQAAHKMKAQRGKLAGDPNDARGGHDNFRVKRYVAKYTINPAITHGIAHEVGSIEVGKWADLVLWKPAFFGVKPSLILKGGMIASAAMGDANASIPTPQPVHYRPMFAAAGGALARSSLSFLSQSAAQAGVADRYGLAKTTAVVRGTRAVTKAQMIHNHWQPSITVDPETYQVVADGMLLTCEPAEVLPMAQRYFLF is encoded by the coding sequence ATGACACTCAAGATCACCCGCCGCGCCTATGCGGAAATGTTCGGCCCGACCACCGGCGACCGCGTCCGCCTGGCCGACACCGACCTCATCGTCGAGGTCGAGCGCGACTACACCATCTACGGCGAAGAGGTGAAATTCGGCGGCGGCAAGGTCATCCGCGACGGCATGGGCCAGAGCCAGCGCGAATCGAAGGACTGTGCCGACACGGTTATCACCAACGCGCTGATCATCGACCACTGGGGCATCGTCAAGGCCGACATCGGCCTGAAGCACGGCCGCATCGCCGCCATCGGCAAGGCGGGCAATCCGGACATCCAGCCGGGTGTGACCATCGTCATCGGGCCGGGCACCGAGATCATCGCGGGTGAGGGCATGATCGTCACGGCGGGCGGGGTCGATACGCACATCCATTTCATCTGCCCGCAGCAGATCGACGAGGCGCTCAACAGCGGCGTGACGACCATGATCGGCGGCGGCACTGGGCCGGCCACCGGCACCTATGCCACCACCTGCACGCCGGGGCCGTGGCACCTGCAGCGCATGCTGCAGGCGGCCGATGCCTACCCGATGAACATCGGTTTCCTGGGCAAGGGCAACGGCAGCCTGCCCGGCGCGCTGCGCGAGCAGATCGACGCCGGCGCCATCGGCCTGAAGCTGCACGAAGACTGGGGCTCGACGCCCGCCGCCATCGACTGCTGCCTGGGCGTGGCCGACGACACCGACACGCAGGTCGCCATCCACACCGACACGCTCAACGAATCGGGCTTCGTCGAGGCGACCATCGCCGCGTTCAAGGGCCGCACCATCCACACGTATCACACCGAGGGGGCGGGCGGCGGCCATGCGCCCGACATCATCCGCGTGTGCGGCGAGTCCAACGTGCTGCCCTCGTCGACCAACCCGACGCGGCCGTTCACCGTCAACACGCTGGACGAGCACCTCGACATGCTGATGGTGTGCCACCACCTGGACGCCTCCATCGCCGAGGACATCGCCTTCGCCGAGAGCCGCATCCGCCGCGAAACCATCGCCGCCGAAGACATCCTGCACGACCTGGGCGCGTTCTCGATGCTGTCGAGCGATTCGCAGGCCATGGGCCGCGTCGGCGAGGTGATCCTGCGCACTTGGCAGGCCGCGCACAAGATGAAGGCGCAGCGCGGCAAGCTGGCCGGCGATCCGAACGACGCACGCGGCGGGCACGACAACTTCCGCGTCAAGCGCTACGTCGCCAAGTACACGATCAACCCCGCCATCACGCACGGCATCGCGCACGAGGTCGGCTCGATCGAGGTCGGCAAGTGGGCCGACCTGGTGCTGTGGAAGCCCGCCTTCTTCGGCGTCAAGCCGAGCCTGATCCTCAAGGGCGGCATGATTGCCTCGGCGGCGATGGGCGATGCCAATGCGTCGATCCCGACGCCGCAGCCGGTGCACTACCGACCGATGTTCGCGGCGGCGGGTGGCGCGCTGGCGCGGTCGTCGCTGAGCTTTCTCTCGCAGTCGGCGGCGCAGGCCGGCGTGGCGGACCGCTACGGCCTCGCCAAGACGACCGCCGTCGTCCGGGGCACGCGCGCGGTCACCAAGGCGCAGATGATCCACAACCACTGGCAGCCCAGCATCACGGTCGATCCCGAGACCTACCAGGTCGTCGCCGACGGCATGCTGCTGACCTGCGAGCCGGCGGAGGTGCTGCCGATGGCGCAGCGCTATTTCCTGTTCTGA
- a CDS encoding HupE/UreJ family protein, translating to MTHSLSRFVRPAAAIALTLGATAVFAHPGHPGHTAGSSLLAGFLHPLTGADHLLAMVAVGVWSALAARAVRDALWAPVAFVALMVTGALLGAGGMALPMVEPMIAASLLVFGLLIATRTAMPRWAGALLCGGFALFHGYAHGTEFPAGAQAMFPSFVAGFAAATALLHAAGIGAGLALKPRLAWLARLSGVGVALYGAGLLAAAV from the coding sequence ATGACGCACTCCCTGTCTCGCTTCGTCCGGCCCGCGGCCGCCATCGCGCTCACGCTGGGCGCCACCGCCGTGTTTGCACACCCGGGGCATCCGGGCCACACCGCCGGGAGCAGCCTGCTGGCCGGCTTCCTGCATCCGCTGACCGGTGCCGATCACCTGCTGGCCATGGTGGCCGTGGGCGTGTGGAGCGCGCTGGCCGCGCGCGCGGTGCGCGACGCGCTGTGGGCGCCGGTCGCCTTCGTCGCGCTGATGGTGACGGGCGCGCTGCTGGGCGCGGGCGGCATGGCGCTGCCGATGGTCGAGCCGATGATTGCCGCGTCGCTGCTGGTGTTCGGCCTGCTGATCGCCACGCGCACGGCGATGCCGCGGTGGGCCGGTGCGCTGCTGTGCGGTGGCTTCGCGCTGTTCCACGGCTATGCGCACGGCACGGAATTCCCGGCCGGCGCGCAGGCGATGTTCCCGTCTTTCGTGGCCGGCTTTGCCGCCGCGACGGCGCTGCTGCACGCGGCGGGCATCGGCGCCGGGCTGGCCCTGAAGCCGCGCCTGGCGTGGCTGGCCCGCCTGTCGGGCGTGGGTGTCGCGCTGTACGGCGCCGGCTTGCTGGCCGCCGCGGTCTGA
- the urtD gene encoding urea ABC transporter ATP-binding protein UrtD, with protein MSPFTARPDSTQVGNFSGTTTGMGHVLEPDAIDVSHGPILYLEDVTVRFGGFRALNALTLSIDHGELRCVIGPNGAGKTTMMDVITGKTGTRNADVAGRVYLGQAIDLLRLTEPRIAQIGIGRKFQKPTVFEQHGVWENLELAMQADKRWWVSLRARLRDDGRRRIEETLGRIGLEAEAYRSAGLLSHGQKQRLEIGMLLMQRPQLLLLDEPVAGMTDEETRQLADLLNGLRGACSIMVVEHDMEFVAALAGETGRVTVLAEGSVLAEGTLDAVKRDARVIESYLGR; from the coding sequence ATGAGCCCCTTCACCGCACGCCCCGACAGCACGCAGGTCGGCAACTTCAGCGGCACCACCACCGGCATGGGCCACGTGCTCGAGCCGGACGCCATCGACGTCTCGCACGGCCCCATCCTGTACCTCGAAGACGTGACGGTGCGCTTCGGCGGCTTCCGCGCGCTGAACGCGCTGACGCTGTCGATCGACCACGGCGAGCTGCGCTGCGTGATCGGCCCCAACGGCGCCGGCAAGACCACGATGATGGACGTGATCACCGGCAAGACTGGCACGCGCAATGCGGACGTCGCCGGCCGCGTCTACCTGGGCCAGGCCATCGACCTGCTGCGCCTGACCGAGCCGCGCATCGCGCAGATCGGCATCGGCCGCAAGTTCCAGAAGCCGACCGTGTTCGAGCAGCACGGCGTGTGGGAAAACCTCGAGCTGGCGATGCAGGCCGACAAGCGCTGGTGGGTGTCGCTGCGCGCGCGGCTGCGCGACGACGGCCGCCGCCGCATCGAAGAGACGCTCGGCCGCATCGGGCTGGAGGCCGAGGCGTACCGGAGCGCCGGCCTGCTGTCGCATGGCCAGAAGCAGCGGCTGGAGATCGGCATGCTGCTGATGCAGCGGCCGCAGCTGCTGCTGCTCGACGAGCCCGTGGCCGGCATGACCGATGAAGAGACGAGGCAGCTCGCCGACCTGCTCAACGGCCTGCGCGGCGCGTGCTCGATCATGGTGGTGGAGCACGACATGGAGTTTGTCGCCGCGCTGGCGGGCGAGACGGGCCGCGTGACCGTGCTGGCCGAAGGCAGCGTGCTGGCCGAGGGCACGCTCGACGCGGTCAAGCGCGACGCGCGCGTGATCGAATCCTACTTGGGGCGCTAA
- a CDS encoding urease subunit beta — protein sequence MIPGELLPQDGDLELNAGRPTLTVTVANTGDRPVQIGSHYHFYEVNDALRFDREATRGYRLNIAAGTAVRFEPGQERTVELVALAGDRVVYGFAGRVMGKL from the coding sequence ATGATCCCCGGTGAACTCCTGCCGCAGGACGGCGATCTCGAACTCAACGCGGGCCGGCCCACGCTGACGGTGACGGTGGCCAACACCGGCGATCGCCCCGTGCAGATCGGCTCGCACTACCACTTCTACGAAGTCAACGACGCGCTGCGCTTCGACCGCGAGGCCACACGCGGCTACCGGCTCAACATCGCCGCCGGTACCGCCGTGCGCTTCGAGCCGGGGCAGGAGCGCACCGTGGAACTGGTGGCGCTGGCCGGGGACCGCGTGGTCTACGGCTTCGCCGGCCGCGTGATGGGCAAGCTCTGA
- the ureE gene encoding urease accessory protein UreE: MLSIDQHLPAPHGLAAVLVRRAPKLVLPFLARSRSRLRATLDDGREVAVVLPRGTVMRGGDVLVAEDGTLVEVQAASEQVLRVTSDSRLALMRAAYHLGNRHTPVQVEVDALQLEADPVLEDMLVRLGVTVTHVQAPFEPEAGAYGGGHRHGHDATFEEDYAAAQALYREHHGHSHDHGCEHEHEHEHEHEHEHEHEHGHGQGHVHGPGCGHARHHRHD; the protein is encoded by the coding sequence ATGCTGTCGATCGATCAACATCTTCCCGCGCCGCATGGCCTGGCCGCCGTGCTGGTCAGGCGCGCGCCCAAGCTGGTGCTGCCGTTCCTGGCGCGCAGCCGCAGCCGCTTGCGCGCCACGCTGGATGACGGACGCGAAGTCGCCGTCGTCTTGCCGCGCGGCACCGTGATGCGCGGCGGCGATGTGCTGGTCGCCGAGGACGGCACGCTGGTGGAAGTGCAGGCCGCGTCCGAGCAGGTGCTGCGTGTCACCAGCGACAGCCGCCTGGCGCTGATGCGCGCGGCATACCACCTTGGCAATCGCCATACGCCGGTGCAGGTGGAGGTCGATGCGCTGCAGCTCGAAGCCGACCCCGTGCTCGAAGACATGCTGGTGCGCCTGGGCGTGACCGTCACGCACGTGCAAGCCCCGTTCGAGCCCGAGGCGGGTGCCTATGGCGGCGGCCACCGTCATGGGCACGATGCCACGTTCGAGGAAGACTACGCCGCCGCGCAGGCGCTGTACCGGGAACATCACGGCCATTCGCACGACCACGGTTGCGAGCACGAGCACGAGCACGAGCACGAGCACGAGCACGAGCACGAGCACGAGCACGGCCATGGGCAGGGCCATGTACACGGCCCCGGCTGCGGCCACGCGCGTCACCATCGCCATGACTAG
- the urtC gene encoding urea ABC transporter permease subunit UrtC, whose protein sequence is MAQPPFSLEIPARMPLLSRRGWSVLAAAALLVCIGVPVCALVVPAGHPLHLSAYALTLVGKIMCYALAALALDLVWGYCGILSLGHGLFFALGGYAMGMYLMRAIGHDGVYQSDLPDFMVFLDWKELPWFWHGTEHFAWAALLVVLVPGVLAWLFGFFAFRSRVKGVYLSIITQAMTYAAMLLFFRNETGFGGNNGFTDFKRILGFPIAAVSTRTVLFVATFIALVLAFIACRAIVTSKFGRVVTAIRDAEARVMFSGYSPLGYKLFVWTFSAVLCGIAGALYVPQVGIINPGEMSPGNSIEMAVWVAVGGRGTLAGPIIGAFLVNGAKTVLTAWVPEYWLFVLGAVFVLVTLFLPNGVLGLLRGRSGRRVRPAADGRADAGAGEPAVTPPAGDRA, encoded by the coding sequence TGCCGGTGTGCGCGCTGGTGGTGCCGGCGGGGCATCCGCTGCACCTGTCGGCCTATGCGCTCACGCTGGTGGGCAAGATCATGTGCTACGCGCTGGCCGCGCTGGCGCTCGACCTGGTGTGGGGCTACTGCGGCATCCTGAGCCTCGGCCACGGCCTGTTCTTCGCGCTCGGCGGCTATGCGATGGGGATGTACCTGATGCGGGCCATCGGCCATGACGGCGTGTACCAGAGCGATCTGCCCGATTTCATGGTCTTCCTCGACTGGAAGGAACTGCCCTGGTTTTGGCACGGCACCGAGCACTTCGCCTGGGCCGCGCTGCTGGTGGTGCTGGTGCCGGGCGTGCTGGCGTGGCTGTTCGGCTTCTTCGCGTTTCGCTCGCGCGTCAAGGGCGTGTACCTGTCGATCATCACGCAGGCCATGACCTACGCGGCCATGCTGCTGTTCTTCCGCAACGAGACGGGCTTCGGCGGCAACAACGGCTTCACCGACTTCAAGCGCATCCTCGGGTTCCCGATCGCGGCGGTGTCCACGCGCACGGTGCTGTTCGTCGCCACCTTCATCGCGCTGGTGCTGGCCTTCATCGCATGCCGGGCCATCGTCACCTCCAAGTTCGGGCGCGTGGTGACGGCCATCCGCGACGCCGAGGCGCGCGTGATGTTCTCCGGCTACAGCCCGCTCGGCTACAAGCTGTTCGTGTGGACCTTCTCGGCCGTGCTGTGCGGCATCGCCGGGGCGCTGTACGTGCCGCAGGTCGGCATCATCAACCCGGGCGAGATGTCGCCGGGCAACTCGATCGAGATGGCGGTGTGGGTGGCCGTGGGCGGGCGCGGCACGCTGGCGGGCCCGATCATCGGCGCGTTCCTCGTCAATGGCGCCAAGACCGTGCTGACGGCCTGGGTGCCGGAGTACTGGCTGTTCGTGCTGGGCGCGGTCTTCGTGCTGGTGACCCTGTTCTTGCCGAACGGCGTGCTGGGCCTGCTGCGTGGCCGCTCCGGGCGGCGCGTGCGGCCCGCGGCCGATGGCCGGGCGGATGCCGGCGCCGGCGAGCCCGCGGTCACCCCGCCCGCCGGAGACCGCGCATGA
- the urtE gene encoding urea ABC transporter ATP-binding subunit UrtE: MLQIQQLNQSYGGSHILRNVSFEVPAGKLTALLGRNGVGKTTLLKCLMGVLPAASGMIDWEGRAIQRLPAYERVSQGLAYVPQGREIFPRLTVEENLLIGAAARRAPSGVPDSIYALFPVLAQMKGRCGGDLSGGQQQQLAIGRALMSEPRLLILDEPTEGIQPSIIQEIGRTLRRLVDEFGMSVLLVEQYYDFARRIADRYVVMRRGEVIAQGDGADMDADGVRELVAV, translated from the coding sequence ATGCTGCAGATCCAGCAACTGAACCAGTCCTACGGCGGCAGCCACATCCTGCGCAACGTCAGCTTCGAGGTGCCGGCCGGCAAGCTGACCGCGCTGCTCGGGCGCAACGGCGTGGGCAAGACCACGCTGCTCAAATGCCTGATGGGCGTGCTGCCGGCAGCCAGCGGCATGATCGATTGGGAGGGCCGGGCCATCCAGAGGCTGCCGGCCTACGAGCGCGTCTCGCAGGGGCTCGCGTACGTGCCGCAGGGCCGCGAGATCTTTCCGCGCCTGACGGTGGAAGAGAACCTGCTGATCGGCGCGGCCGCCAGGCGCGCGCCGTCCGGGGTGCCGGATTCGATCTATGCGCTCTTTCCCGTGCTCGCGCAGATGAAGGGGCGCTGCGGCGGCGATCTGTCCGGCGGCCAGCAGCAGCAACTGGCCATCGGCCGCGCGCTGATGAGCGAGCCGCGCCTGCTGATCCTGGACGAGCCGACCGAGGGCATTCAGCCGTCCATCATCCAGGAGATCGGCCGTACGCTGCGCCGGCTGGTGGACGAGTTCGGCATGTCGGTGCTGCTGGTCGAGCAGTACTACGATTTCGCGCGGCGCATCGCCGATCGCTATGTCGTCATGCGGCGCGGCGAGGTCATCGCCCAGGGCGACGGCGCCGACATGGACGCCGATGGCGTACGCGAACTGGTGGCCGTCTGA
- a CDS encoding urease subunit gamma, giving the protein MELTPREKDKLLIFTAALLAERRRARGLKLNYPEAVALISAAIMEGARDGKTVADLMYYGTTILSRGDVMDGVAEMIPDIQVEATFPDGTKLVTVHQPIV; this is encoded by the coding sequence GTGGAACTGACCCCGCGCGAAAAAGACAAGCTGCTGATCTTCACCGCCGCCCTGCTGGCCGAGCGCCGCCGGGCCCGCGGCCTCAAGCTCAACTATCCGGAGGCGGTCGCCCTGATCAGCGCCGCCATCATGGAGGGCGCGCGCGACGGCAAGACCGTGGCCGATCTGATGTACTACGGCACCACCATCCTCTCGCGCGGCGACGTGATGGACGGCGTGGCCGAGATGATCCCCGACATCCAGGTCGAGGCGACCTTTCCCGACGGCACCAAGCTGGTCACCGTCCACCAGCCGATCGTCTGA